Part of the Romeriopsis navalis LEGE 11480 genome, TCCAACGAAACGTGGGTTTAGCAGTGGGCCGTCTGCGTTGGTCGAGGACCGTCAGTTGTTGCTGGTCCAGGTTGTGTCGGAGTTTGCGTTCGGCCAAGGTGTAAACGAGCAGGGTTAAGGCCATGATCAAGGCCAATGCTTCGACCCGTTGGGGCTTTTTAACGAACACACTGCTGGTAAAGAAGAGTGGGTCTTTGAGAAAGCGGAAACCGCGTTCCACCTTCTGCTGTTGCTTGTATTCCTGAAGTAATTTAGCAGCGGGCCATTGTGTCGCATCAAGTTGATTCGTCGCCAGGATAAACCGACTGCGCTGAT contains:
- a CDS encoding IS1634 family transposase — translated: QRSRFILATNQLDATQWPAAKLLQEYKQQQKVERGFRFLKDPLFFTSSVFVKKPQRVEALALIMALTLLVYTLAERKLRHNLDQQQLTVLDQRRRPTAKPTFRWILQKFQGIHLVAINGLKQMTNLTDERQLIIRLLGPPTCRYYLLSDSPPTCGT